One Microcebus murinus isolate Inina chromosome 9, M.murinus_Inina_mat1.0, whole genome shotgun sequence DNA window includes the following coding sequences:
- the NDUFA5 gene encoding NADH dehydrogenase [ubiquinone] 1 alpha subcomplex subunit 5: MAGVLKKTTGLVGLAVCDTPHERLRILYTKILDVLEQIPKNAAYRKYTEQITNEKLAMVKAEPDVKKLEDQLQCGQIEEVILQAESELSLARKMMQWKPWEPLVEEPPANQWKWPL, from the exons ATGGCGGGTGTGCTGAAGAAG ACTACTGGCCTTGTGGGATTAGCCGTATGTGACACTCCACACGAG AGGCTAAGAATATTGTATACAAAGATTCTTGATGTTCTTGAGCAAATCCCTAAAAATGCAGCATATAGAAAGTATACAGAACAGATTACAAATGAGAAGCTGGCTATGGTTAAAGCG GAACCGGatgttaaaaaattagaagatcaACTTCAGTGTGGCCAAATAGAAGAGGTGATTCTTCAG GCTGAAAGTGAACTAAGTCTGGCAAGAAAAATGATGCAGTGGAAACCATGGGAGCCGTTAGTGGAAGAGCCTCCTGCCAATCAGTGGAAATGGCCGTTATAA